Proteins from a single region of Catenulispora acidiphila DSM 44928:
- a CDS encoding DIP1984 family protein — MKVAEALALRADAARRVDQLKARIVANARYQEGEEPSENAATLLAEAGTTLDHLEELIRRINRTNAAATIGPDGTLSDALARRDTLRLRHSVVTAAADAAAGKNTGYQRQLRSELKMLSALRVSALRAQSDALSREIREIDVRIQRANWEVDLLD; from the coding sequence ATGAAAGTGGCTGAAGCACTGGCCCTGCGCGCCGACGCGGCACGCCGCGTCGATCAGCTGAAGGCACGCATCGTGGCCAACGCGCGCTACCAGGAAGGCGAGGAGCCCTCCGAGAACGCCGCGACACTGCTGGCCGAAGCAGGCACCACCCTGGACCACCTCGAGGAGCTGATCCGCCGCATCAACCGCACCAACGCCGCGGCCACGATCGGTCCCGACGGCACCCTCAGCGACGCCCTGGCCCGCCGCGACACCCTCCGCCTGCGCCACTCGGTCGTGACCGCCGCGGCCGACGCCGCCGCCGGCAAGAACACGGGCTACCAGCGCCAACTACGCTCGGAGCTGAAGATGCTCTCGGCGCTGCGGGTCTCCGCCCTGCGCGCGCAGAGCGACGCCCTGAGCCGCGAGATCCGCGAAATCGACGTCCGCATCCAGCGCGCCAACTGGGAGGTCGATCTTCTGGACTGA
- the murA gene encoding UDP-N-acetylglucosamine 1-carboxyvinyltransferase, with product MALSTSSDVLTVHGGAALSGEVRVRGAKNLVPKAMVAALLGHGTSVLHNVPQISDVRIVTGLLEAHGVSVTRGESPDTLILDPASVEAASDAAVEAHAGTSRIPVLFCGPLLHRLGRAFIPDLGGCKIGDRPIDFHLDALRAFGAVVEKRPEGLLISAPERLRGTHIRLPYPSVGATEQVLLTAVLAEGVTELSNAATEPEIVDLIAVLQKMGAIISVHNDRVVRIIGVDRLDGFTHRAVPDRLETASWACAALATGGDIRVIGASQGEMMTFLNVFRRIGGDFEVDDAPGNPSIRFWHSGGQMRALALETDVHPGLSTDWQQPLVVALTQAHGLSIIHETVYEQRLGFTEALNRMGAQIQLYRECLGGSACRFGQRNFMHSAVISGPTKLHGAELTIPDLRAGFSYLIAALAAQGTSTVHGISLIHRGYEDFEAKLSALGADVELGIPA from the coding sequence ATGGCTCTGAGCACCTCCTCCGACGTCCTGACAGTGCACGGCGGAGCCGCCCTGTCCGGTGAGGTCCGGGTCCGGGGCGCCAAAAACCTGGTGCCCAAAGCGATGGTCGCCGCGCTGCTGGGACACGGGACCTCGGTCCTGCACAACGTGCCCCAGATCTCGGACGTGCGGATCGTCACCGGTCTGCTGGAGGCGCACGGCGTCTCGGTGACCCGGGGCGAGAGCCCCGACACGCTGATCCTGGACCCGGCTTCGGTCGAGGCGGCGAGCGACGCGGCGGTCGAGGCGCACGCCGGGACCAGCCGCATCCCGGTGCTGTTCTGCGGTCCGCTGCTGCACCGGCTGGGCCGCGCCTTCATCCCGGACCTGGGCGGCTGCAAGATCGGCGACCGTCCGATCGACTTCCACCTGGACGCCCTGCGCGCCTTCGGCGCGGTGGTCGAGAAGCGCCCCGAGGGCCTGCTGATCTCGGCGCCCGAGCGGCTGCGCGGCACGCACATCCGGCTGCCGTACCCCAGCGTCGGGGCGACCGAGCAGGTGCTGCTGACCGCGGTGCTGGCCGAGGGTGTGACAGAGCTCTCCAACGCCGCGACCGAGCCGGAGATCGTGGACCTGATCGCGGTGCTGCAGAAGATGGGCGCCATAATCTCCGTCCACAACGACCGCGTGGTCCGCATCATCGGCGTCGACCGCCTGGACGGCTTCACCCACCGCGCCGTCCCGGACCGCCTGGAGACCGCGTCCTGGGCCTGCGCGGCCCTGGCCACCGGCGGCGACATCCGCGTCATCGGCGCCTCGCAGGGCGAGATGATGACGTTCCTGAACGTCTTCCGCCGCATAGGGGGAGACTTCGAGGTCGACGACGCCCCCGGCAACCCGTCGATCCGCTTCTGGCACTCCGGCGGCCAGATGCGCGCCCTGGCGCTGGAGACCGACGTCCACCCGGGCCTGTCCACGGACTGGCAGCAGCCGCTGGTCGTCGCGCTGACGCAGGCGCACGGCCTGTCGATCATCCACGAGACGGTCTACGAGCAGCGCCTGGGCTTCACCGAGGCGCTGAACCGCATGGGCGCCCAGATCCAGCTCTACCGCGAGTGCCTCGGCGGCAGCGCCTGCCGCTTCGGCCAGCGCAACTTCATGCACTCGGCGGTCATCTCCGGCCCGACCAAGCTGCACGGCGCCGAACTGACCATCCCCGACCTGCGCGCCGGCTTCAGCTACCTGATCGCCGCCCTCGCCGCCCAGGGGACGTCCACCGTGCACGGCATCAGCCTGATCCACCGCGGCTACGAGGACTTCGAGGCGAAGCTCTCCGCGCTGGGCGCGGACGTGGAGCTGGGGATTCCGGCCTGA
- a CDS encoding YqgE/AlgH family protein, whose protein sequence is MTDAGRDAGEQDSGRVPLERLTGKLLVATTVLVDPNFDRTVVLVVDHDDDGTLGVVLNRPGSLDVEDVLETWAPLAAEPPTVFLGGPVALDSALGIACVRPEAAVPGEEPLGWRQFSGRLGLVDLDAPPEVLAPDLTALRIFAGYAGWGPGQLAGELAQRAWYVVEPELADVFTTEPEELWRRVLRRQGGTIAMVANWTEDPDLN, encoded by the coding sequence ATGACGGACGCAGGGCGCGACGCGGGGGAGCAGGACAGCGGCAGAGTGCCGCTGGAACGGCTGACCGGCAAACTGCTGGTCGCCACCACGGTCCTGGTCGACCCCAACTTCGACCGCACGGTGGTGCTGGTCGTCGACCACGACGACGACGGCACGCTCGGCGTCGTCCTCAACCGGCCCGGGAGCCTGGACGTCGAGGACGTGCTGGAGACCTGGGCGCCGCTGGCGGCCGAGCCGCCGACGGTGTTCCTGGGCGGCCCGGTCGCGCTGGACTCCGCGCTGGGCATCGCCTGTGTGCGTCCGGAGGCGGCGGTGCCGGGCGAGGAGCCGCTGGGCTGGCGCCAGTTCTCCGGACGCCTGGGCCTGGTGGACCTGGACGCGCCGCCGGAAGTGCTGGCGCCGGACCTGACGGCGTTGCGGATCTTCGCCGGGTACGCCGGCTGGGGACCGGGGCAGCTGGCCGGCGAGCTGGCGCAGCGGGCGTGGTACGTGGTCGAGCCGGAGCTGGCCGACGTGTTCACCACCGAGCCGGAGGAGCTGTGGCGCCGGGTGCTGCGCCGCCAGGGCGGGACCATCGCGATGGTCGCGAACTGGACCGAGGACCCTGATCTCAATTAA
- a CDS encoding DUF3039 domain-containing protein: MSTPTFEPDTDTGGSTIVEERVESDYRYEPGDEERFAHYAERDKIMEASVFGTPLTALCGKVWVPSRDPSRFPVCPECKEIFEGLESGGGDDGDGGTS, translated from the coding sequence ATGAGCACGCCGACTTTCGAACCCGACACGGACACCGGCGGCTCGACGATCGTCGAGGAACGCGTCGAGTCCGACTATCGCTACGAGCCCGGTGACGAGGAGCGCTTCGCCCACTACGCCGAGCGCGACAAGATCATGGAGGCGTCCGTCTTCGGGACGCCGCTGACCGCTCTGTGCGGCAAGGTGTGGGTACCCTCGCGGGACCCGAGCCGGTTCCCCGTGTGCCCGGAGTGCAAGGAGATCTTCGAGGGCCTGGAGTCCGGCGGCGGCGACGACGGGGACGGCGGGACGAGCTGA
- a CDS encoding FAD binding domain-containing protein: MGSDGFGPSGDGGFGGGAVPAGGHALPTRSAGSPESALVFGGDAERPGFELGTFETDDDDGEGADGPDGADGADGAGGGEITGPRLREYGGPARSGAAGPAGAAGQIGPGAVGGEWLAGAGFLGGERSAGAGPVGSEWRPGAGSASGESQAGAGLLGGERSPAAAPVGSEWRPGAGSASGELSAAASGSGGAISGAAGAAGQAPRGAFDRADAVAAGPDQPPPPTVGSGLAGSHVAAARALFGPQTVVEAVQVLAEHPDAVIIAGGTVAMPEITAGRRHPGTVLTLHRCAELRGWSTGSGEVLLHAGLTLAEMQQRDLRQQVPALNQAARTMGAPHIRAVATLGGNLVVGPSSADLPVVLAALGASVLVASADGVRTVSISDFYDRDGVPQLSSGELVVGARVPVVDGMQGFMKIGVRGGISRAILSIMLAVDPARRSATCVVGAMALAALPSGTGRGGLPTLLRADHADRWLAEQVDWEAGAIADPSVYETFGRLVADSLVYGDGGGTIGGGGDPYRRKAVEICARRALLRALPPLGWLDQVRELQKRADFQRAKQRVERAEQARNQDR; the protein is encoded by the coding sequence ATGGGTTCGGACGGTTTCGGGCCGTCCGGCGACGGGGGATTCGGGGGCGGCGCGGTACCGGCGGGCGGTCACGCGCTGCCGACCCGCTCCGCCGGCAGCCCGGAAAGCGCGCTGGTCTTCGGCGGCGACGCCGAGCGCCCCGGCTTCGAGCTGGGCACTTTCGAGACGGATGACGACGACGGCGAGGGCGCCGACGGCCCTGATGGCGCTGATGGGGCTGACGGCGCTGGCGGCGGCGAGATAACCGGGCCGCGGCTGCGGGAGTACGGCGGTCCGGCGAGGTCCGGCGCGGCTGGTCCGGCGGGTGCGGCTGGGCAGATCGGTCCGGGCGCGGTCGGCGGCGAATGGCTCGCTGGCGCGGGCTTCCTGGGCGGCGAGCGGTCGGCAGGTGCGGGTCCGGTCGGCAGTGAGTGGCGACCTGGTGCAGGTTCGGCGAGTGGCGAGTCGCAGGCTGGCGCGGGCTTGCTCGGCGGCGAGCGGTCGCCAGCTGCGGCTCCGGTCGGCAGTGAGTGGCGCCCCGGTGCAGGTTCGGCGAGTGGCGAGTTGTCGGCTGCTGCGAGCGGATCCGGCGGCGCGATATCGGGTGCTGCCGGTGCTGCTGGTCAGGCTCCGCGTGGTGCGTTCGATCGAGCCGATGCCGTCGCCGCAGGACCCGACCAACCGCCTCCCCCCACCGTCGGCTCCGGTCTGGCGGGCTCCCACGTCGCCGCCGCCCGCGCGCTGTTCGGTCCGCAGACCGTGGTCGAAGCGGTCCAGGTCCTGGCTGAGCATCCCGATGCCGTGATCATCGCCGGCGGAACGGTTGCCATGCCTGAGATCACCGCGGGCCGCCGTCACCCCGGCACTGTCCTCACCCTGCATCGCTGCGCCGAGCTGCGCGGCTGGTCCACCGGTAGTGGCGAGGTGTTGCTGCACGCCGGCCTCACTCTCGCCGAGATGCAGCAGCGTGATCTGCGGCAGCAGGTTCCGGCGTTGAACCAGGCCGCGCGGACCATGGGCGCGCCGCACATCCGTGCCGTCGCCACTCTCGGTGGGAACCTGGTGGTCGGGCCGTCCTCCGCCGATCTGCCGGTGGTGCTCGCCGCGCTCGGGGCGTCGGTGCTGGTGGCGTCCGCCGACGGTGTGCGGACCGTGAGCATCTCCGACTTCTACGATCGCGACGGCGTTCCGCAGCTCTCGTCCGGCGAGCTGGTTGTGGGCGCGCGGGTCCCGGTTGTGGATGGCATGCAGGGCTTCATGAAGATCGGGGTTCGCGGCGGGATTTCGCGCGCGATCCTGTCGATCATGCTGGCCGTGGATCCGGCGCGGCGGAGTGCGACGTGTGTCGTCGGTGCGATGGCGCTGGCCGCGCTGCCGTCGGGGACCGGGCGCGGCGGGCTGCCGACGCTGCTGCGCGCGGACCACGCCGACCGCTGGCTGGCCGAGCAGGTGGACTGGGAGGCCGGCGCGATCGCCGACCCGAGCGTCTATGAGACCTTCGGGCGCCTGGTCGCCGACTCGCTCGTCTACGGCGACGGGGGCGGCACGATCGGCGGGGGAGGCGACCCGTATCGTCGCAAGGCCGTGGAGATCTGCGCCCGCCGCGCCCTGCTGCGCGCCCTGCCGCCGCTGGGCTGGCTGGACCAGGTCCGCGAACTGCAGAAACGAGCGGACTTCCAGCGGGCCAAGCAGCGTGTCGAGCGCGCCGAGCAGGCACGGAACCAGGACCGGTAG